A section of the Serratia liquefaciens ATCC 27592 genome encodes:
- a CDS encoding DcrB-related protein, with protein sequence MLKTIAKFTAVAVLAAGLAACDNKDDTKPEIPKPDPKPTVTQPAPPPPAVETPPATPPGLKVSMQKGKITFELPPGFSDQTENSGIVNDSQSTIQRFLDGKSRQSTVSSEVIPPDGMKLNGSDKMLKDLTQSMLTELADRYQNIRTTKEENFTVGKQKFHRLDTEQSVSGQKVVSTIMLTVFNKRVVTLQMLSPAKTPEAHQALVQKIIDTLAVQ encoded by the coding sequence ATGTTGAAGACCATTGCGAAATTCACTGCGGTTGCTGTTTTAGCGGCAGGGCTGGCAGCCTGTGACAACAAGGACGATACCAAGCCGGAGATACCGAAGCCGGATCCCAAACCGACCGTCACGCAGCCTGCACCGCCACCGCCGGCGGTCGAAACTCCGCCAGCGACGCCCCCGGGGCTGAAAGTCTCGATGCAAAAGGGCAAGATCACCTTTGAATTGCCGCCGGGCTTTAGCGATCAGACTGAGAATAGCGGCATCGTCAACGACAGCCAGTCCACCATTCAGCGCTTCCTCGACGGGAAATCACGCCAGAGCACCGTCTCTTCCGAAGTGATCCCGCCTGACGGCATGAAGCTCAACGGCAGCGATAAAATGCTCAAGGACCTGACGCAGAGCATGCTCACCGAACTGGCCGATCGCTATCAAAATATTCGGACCACCAAAGAAGAGAATTTCACCGTCGGCAAGCAGAAGTTCCATCGGCTGGATACCGAGCAGAGCGTCAGCGGGCAGAAGGTAGTGTCTACCATCATGTTGACGGTGTTCAACAAGCGGGTGGTGACGTTGCAGATGCTGTCGCCGGCCAAAACGCCGGAAGCGCACCAGGCGCTGGTCCAGAAGATTATCGACACGCTGGCGGTGCAATAA
- the selA gene encoding L-seryl-tRNA(Sec) selenium transferase — protein sequence MSTESQLLYSQLPAIDRLLRDPAIEPLVTQHGQTLIGELLRQLQLQARETIKHHQRLPDWCGDWAQALSAGLEQWQRPALAPVFNLSGTVLHTNLGRALLAQPVIEAVTSSMGAAVTLEYDLDGAGRGHRDRAVADLLCQLTGAEDACIVNNNAAAVLLMLAAIAPGKQVVVSRGELVEIGGAFRIPDVMRQAGCQLVEVGTTNRTHLKDYRSAINEQTGLLMKVHTSNYSIQGFTAAVEEAELAQLGAEHGLPTATDLGSGSLIDMAQYGLPAEPMPQRLLAAGVDLVTFSGDKLLGGPQAGIIVGKKALIAKLQQHPLKRALRVGKLTLAALEATLRLYQQPELLAQQLPTLRLLTRPQQAMQGSAERLLQVLAPQFAGHFQLRAEPCWSQIGSGSLPVDRLPSYALTFAPLDGRGATLEALAERWRRLPQPVIGRINDGRLWLDLRCLEQEDALIEALRE from the coding sequence ATGAGCACTGAATCCCAGCTTCTTTACAGCCAGTTACCCGCCATCGATCGTCTGTTGCGCGATCCCGCTATCGAACCGCTGGTTACGCAGCACGGACAAACGCTGATTGGCGAGTTACTGCGTCAATTGCAACTGCAGGCGCGTGAAACCATTAAACACCACCAAAGGTTACCCGACTGGTGCGGTGACTGGGCACAGGCGCTCAGCGCGGGGCTGGAGCAATGGCAGCGTCCGGCATTGGCACCGGTATTCAACCTCAGCGGCACCGTGCTGCACACCAACCTTGGCCGGGCCCTACTGGCGCAGCCGGTAATAGAGGCGGTGACGAGTTCCATGGGCGCGGCGGTAACGTTGGAATACGATCTGGACGGTGCCGGTCGTGGTCACCGCGATCGCGCGGTGGCGGATTTATTATGCCAATTGACCGGCGCGGAAGACGCCTGCATCGTCAACAACAATGCGGCTGCGGTGCTGCTGATGCTGGCGGCGATCGCCCCCGGCAAGCAGGTGGTGGTGTCGCGTGGCGAACTGGTGGAAATTGGCGGTGCGTTCCGCATCCCTGACGTGATGCGCCAGGCCGGTTGCCAACTGGTTGAGGTCGGCACGACCAACCGCACCCACCTGAAAGATTACCGCAGCGCGATTAACGAACAGACCGGGCTGCTGATGAAGGTGCATACCAGCAATTACAGCATCCAGGGTTTTACCGCCGCGGTGGAAGAAGCCGAACTGGCGCAGCTCGGCGCAGAGCATGGCCTGCCGACCGCCACCGATCTGGGCAGCGGCTCATTGATTGATATGGCGCAATACGGTCTGCCGGCGGAACCCATGCCACAGCGGTTGCTCGCCGCCGGAGTAGATTTGGTGACGTTCTCCGGCGACAAGCTGCTCGGCGGCCCGCAGGCCGGCATCATCGTCGGCAAAAAGGCGCTGATCGCCAAGCTGCAGCAACACCCTCTGAAGCGTGCGCTACGCGTTGGCAAACTGACGCTGGCGGCGCTGGAAGCGACTTTACGACTCTATCAACAGCCCGAACTGTTGGCACAACAGCTGCCGACGCTACGGCTATTGACCCGCCCGCAGCAGGCGATGCAGGGTTCTGCCGAACGTCTGTTGCAGGTGCTGGCGCCACAGTTTGCCGGGCATTTCCAACTGCGTGCCGAACCCTGCTGGTCGCAGATTGGCAGCGGTTCGTTGCCGGTCGATCGGCTGCCCAGCTATGCGCTGACCTTTGCGCCGCTCGATGGCCGTGGCGCAACGTTGGAAGCGTTGGCAGAACGTTGGCGTCGGCTACCGCAGCCGGTGATCGGCCGAATTAACGACGGCAGGCTGTGGCTCGATCTGCGCTGTCTGGAGCAGGAAGACGCGCTGATTGAGGCCCTGAGAGAATGA
- a CDS encoding glutathione S-transferase: MKLIGSYTSPFVRKISVMLLEKGMAFEFVNDPPYEPGSRVVELNPLAKVPVLVADDGAVFYDSRVIAEYLEMLSVAPAFLPVERAAALRIRQVEALADGVTEAAATLFRESKRASEKQDENWILRQRNKLTHGLDALEKLAQEKTLLNAEALTLADIATGCALGYLNFRRIMPNWCVERPALIKLAERLFARESFARTLPP, encoded by the coding sequence ATGAAGCTTATTGGCAGTTACACCAGCCCTTTTGTCCGCAAGATTTCCGTGATGCTGCTGGAAAAGGGGATGGCGTTCGAATTCGTTAACGATCCGCCGTATGAACCGGGCAGCCGGGTGGTTGAGCTGAACCCCTTGGCCAAAGTGCCGGTGCTGGTGGCCGATGATGGCGCCGTATTTTACGACTCGCGGGTGATTGCCGAATACCTCGAAATGTTGTCCGTGGCCCCGGCGTTTTTGCCTGTCGAACGCGCCGCCGCGTTGCGCATACGCCAGGTGGAAGCCTTGGCCGATGGCGTGACGGAAGCTGCCGCCACGTTGTTTCGAGAGAGCAAACGGGCGTCGGAAAAACAGGACGAAAACTGGATCTTGCGCCAGCGAAACAAGCTGACGCACGGACTGGATGCGCTGGAAAAACTGGCGCAGGAAAAAACGTTGCTCAATGCCGAAGCGCTGACGCTGGCGGATATTGCTACCGGTTGTGCGCTGGGCTACCTGAATTTCCGCCGCATCATGCCCAACTGGTGCGTCGAGCGACCGGCGCTGATCAAGCTGGCCGAGCGGCTGTTTGCCCGTGAAAGCTTTGCCCGCACCTTGCCCCCCTGA